The following coding sequences are from one Funiculus sociatus GB2-C1 window:
- a CDS encoding WD40 repeat domain-containing protein: protein MSTLHSDRTVQLWDVSSSECLKAFQGHTNGVWSVVFSPDSQIFASGGQDETIKLWDVKTGECLKTLRSERPYGMGG, encoded by the coding sequence TTGAGTACGTTACATAGCGATCGCACTGTGCAGTTGTGGGATGTTAGTAGCAGTGAATGCCTGAAAGCTTTCCAGGGACATACTAATGGAGTTTGGTCAGTTGTCTTCAGTCCAGATAGTCAAATATTCGCGAGCGGCGGTCAAGACGAGACGATTAAGCTTTGGGATGTAAAGACAGGCGAGTGCCTAAAAACCTTGAGAAGTGAAAGACCTTATGGTATGGGGGGATGA
- a CDS encoding Uma2 family endonuclease → MTLQVSEAITTVKEQRFTLPGYYSWEQFEAIESLIADAPGLRITYLDGCVEFMTTGEPHEIFKKMLAILLEAYFFEQGIKFVPVGNATRRDKSKNVSFEPDESYYLGEKKEHPDLAIEVTITSGGIDKLEKYKRLKIAEVWFWENNQLVLYRLREHNYEQTSRSEFLPDLDIALLVRCVQIPDILAARTEFINGMRQIG, encoded by the coding sequence ATGACATTACAAGTTTCAGAAGCAATAACAACTGTTAAAGAACAGCGATTTACTTTACCAGGTTATTATAGTTGGGAGCAATTTGAGGCGATAGAATCATTAATCGCAGATGCGCCTGGTTTGCGAATTACTTATTTAGATGGCTGTGTGGAGTTTATGACAACTGGTGAACCGCATGAGATTTTCAAAAAAATGCTAGCTATTCTGCTAGAAGCTTACTTCTTTGAACAGGGTATTAAATTTGTTCCAGTTGGCAATGCAACTCGCCGGGACAAGAGCAAAAATGTCTCATTTGAGCCGGATGAATCTTACTATTTAGGGGAGAAAAAAGAACATCCAGATTTGGCAATTGAAGTCACTATTACCAGCGGCGGCATAGATAAACTAGAAAAGTATAAGCGGTTGAAAATTGCTGAAGTCTGGTTTTGGGAAAATAATCAGCTTGTGCTTTATCGACTGCGCGAACATAATTATGAGCAAACTTCCAGAAGTGAATTTTTGCCAGATTTAGATATTGCTTTGCTAGTGCGCTGCGTGCAAATCCCTGATATTTTGGCAGCGAGGACTGAGTTTATTAACGGTATGCGACAAATCGGTTGA
- a CDS encoding transglycosylase domain-containing protein has translation MTSPQQPPKTILGQVTQAIQTIQAKVNFNALALKPNAKVPELWVQDAGAAKAEIYPMLGDRYLLGRSSKSCDIVIRNPVVSQVHLSVSRDPKHQKSFIIKDENSTNGIYRGRRRLQSLELRHGDILTLGPPELADAVRLQYHNPPPLYVLAFRYSLYGAGALVSLIAFLILYEWRNIPVRPLPVAVQGPVIVNSDEGTPLQRPRTEAHRELRRLSDFSKYLPAAVLASEDSRYHWHFGVDPIGTLRAVVTNVKGGGIKQGGSTLTQQLARSLYRDYVGTEDSAGRKIREAIVALKLETFYSKDEILRNYMNRIYLGVGASGFEDAAQFYFEKSARDLDISEAATLVAILPAPNSYNPIRDYKTAVGLRDRIITRMVSQGRISAEEGQRARRSRIEVSPKAREALANIKAPYFYSYVFTELRTLLGEQLAKEGNFIVETNLDLETQQKAETSLRNSVNTSGSSYGFSQGAIVTLDSSTGAIRALVGGTDYAKSQFNRATQAKRQPGSTFKVFAYASALEQGNSPGKFYSCAPLVWQNQRFRACERVGGSGTDMYTGIAQSENVVALRVAQDVGLNRVVEMAQRLGITTPLNPVPGLVLGQSETTLLEMTGAFAAIENNGVWNRAHAIKRILDSSDCTDFKNPQTCRVIYSFEEETGATKRVLPQGIADTMNVMLRSVVRSGTGRAASIGLGNEAGKTGTTNSGVDLLFIGYVPSRDLVTGVWLGNDDNSPTRGSSGQAAQAWANYMRQVVR, from the coding sequence ATGACCTCACCCCAACAGCCGCCTAAAACCATTCTGGGACAAGTAACCCAGGCTATACAGACAATTCAAGCCAAAGTTAATTTTAATGCGCTGGCGCTGAAGCCGAATGCCAAAGTGCCGGAACTTTGGGTACAGGATGCAGGTGCGGCGAAGGCAGAAATTTATCCAATGTTGGGCGATCGCTATCTTCTAGGACGCAGTTCTAAATCTTGCGATATTGTCATCCGCAACCCAGTCGTCAGTCAAGTTCATTTGTCTGTCTCCAGAGATCCCAAGCACCAGAAATCCTTCATCATCAAAGATGAAAACTCCACCAATGGCATCTATCGGGGTAGGCGGCGACTTCAATCTCTAGAACTCCGTCACGGCGATATCCTCACCCTTGGCCCCCCAGAGTTAGCTGATGCAGTTAGGCTTCAGTATCACAATCCCCCGCCTTTGTACGTTCTGGCATTTCGCTACAGCCTTTACGGTGCAGGTGCGCTGGTCAGTTTGATCGCCTTTTTGATACTCTATGAGTGGCGAAATATCCCAGTTCGACCGTTACCAGTAGCCGTTCAGGGGCCAGTAATAGTTAATTCTGATGAGGGGACACCGTTACAGCGTCCTCGAACTGAGGCTCACAGGGAACTGCGACGATTATCTGACTTTTCCAAATATTTGCCCGCAGCGGTGCTGGCATCGGAAGACAGCCGCTATCATTGGCACTTTGGGGTCGATCCGATTGGGACGTTGCGGGCTGTGGTGACGAATGTTAAAGGAGGCGGAATTAAGCAAGGGGGAAGTACGCTGACGCAGCAGTTGGCGCGGAGTTTGTATCGCGACTATGTGGGAACTGAAGACAGCGCGGGTCGGAAAATCCGGGAAGCGATAGTCGCCTTAAAGTTAGAAACTTTCTACAGTAAAGACGAAATCTTACGGAATTACATGAACCGCATCTATCTGGGGGTAGGTGCTTCGGGGTTTGAAGATGCGGCGCAGTTCTATTTTGAGAAATCTGCTAGAGACTTAGATATTTCGGAAGCGGCGACGCTGGTGGCGATTTTGCCAGCACCAAATAGTTACAATCCGATTCGGGATTATAAGACGGCGGTGGGACTGCGCGATCGCATTATTACCCGCATGGTTTCCCAAGGTCGAATTAGTGCAGAGGAAGGACAACGGGCAAGGCGATCGCGTATTGAAGTTAGCCCGAAAGCTAGAGAAGCTTTGGCAAACATCAAAGCACCTTATTTCTACAGCTACGTTTTTACCGAACTCCGCACTTTGTTGGGCGAACAGTTGGCGAAGGAAGGCAACTTTATTGTCGAAACTAATCTGGATCTGGAAACTCAGCAAAAGGCAGAAACCTCCCTCCGCAATTCAGTTAACACCAGCGGTTCCAGCTACGGCTTCTCTCAAGGGGCAATTGTCACCCTCGACTCCAGCACTGGAGCAATTCGCGCTTTGGTCGGTGGCACAGATTACGCAAAAAGTCAATTCAATCGCGCTACTCAGGCAAAGCGTCAACCTGGTTCGACTTTCAAAGTTTTTGCCTACGCCTCAGCGCTGGAACAAGGTAACTCGCCGGGAAAATTTTATTCCTGCGCCCCGCTAGTGTGGCAAAATCAACGCTTTCGGGCGTGCGAAAGAGTCGGGGGTAGTGGGACGGATATGTATACGGGAATTGCCCAATCGGAGAATGTGGTCGCTCTGCGAGTTGCCCAGGATGTGGGTTTAAATAGAGTGGTGGAGATGGCGCAACGTCTGGGCATCACCACACCCCTGAATCCCGTCCCTGGCTTGGTTCTCGGACAAAGCGAAACCACCCTCTTAGAAATGACTGGGGCTTTCGCCGCTATAGAAAATAACGGTGTCTGGAACCGCGCCCACGCGATTAAGCGCATTCTCGACAGCAGTGATTGTACCGATTTCAAAAATCCCCAAACCTGCCGGGTAATTTACTCCTTCGAGGAGGAAACCGGGGCAACTAAGCGAGTGCTACCACAGGGAATTGCAGATACTATGAATGTTATGCTGCGGAGCGTGGTACGAAGCGGTACGGGACGCGCTGCCTCTATCGGACTGGGAAATGAAGCGGGGAAGACGGGGACAACTAACAGCGGCGTTGATTTGTTGTTTATCGGCTACGTTCCCAGTCGCGATTTAGTCACGGGTGTCTGGCTGGGAAATGACGACAACTCGCCAACGCGGGGAAGTAGCGGACAAGCTGCCCAAGCTTGGGCAAATTATATGCGGCAAGTTGTGCGTTAA
- the lspA gene encoding signal peptidase II, translating to MPFKNYLFWLAGLVSLILDRLTKYWVVQNFEYRETWALLPNVFHFTYVTNTGAAFSLFQGGVWLRWLSLAVSLGLMAFALFGPNRDTLEQFGYGFILGGALGNGIDRFVSGSVVDFLDFRLIHFPVFNLADVFINVGIVCLLIASFRPESDSSGRSR from the coding sequence ATGCCTTTTAAAAATTACCTGTTTTGGCTTGCTGGACTCGTCAGTCTGATTCTGGATCGGTTGACTAAGTATTGGGTAGTGCAAAATTTTGAGTATAGGGAAACCTGGGCTTTGTTGCCTAATGTGTTCCACTTCACCTATGTTACGAACACTGGGGCAGCTTTTAGCTTGTTTCAGGGGGGAGTTTGGTTGCGCTGGCTGTCTTTGGCGGTGAGTTTAGGCTTGATGGCGTTCGCTTTATTTGGCCCAAATCGCGACACTTTAGAACAATTCGGCTATGGTTTTATCTTGGGAGGAGCGTTGGGTAATGGGATTGACCGCTTTGTATCTGGTAGTGTGGTAGATTTTCTGGATTTCCGGTTGATTCACTTCCCAGTATTTAATCTGGCAGATGTATTTATTAATGTAGGCATTGTATGTTTGTTAATTGCCAGTTTCCGCCCGGAATCAGATTCATCGGGCAGAAGTCGGTAA
- a CDS encoding biotin transporter BioY: MFAPTELLWALIGLLLTIGGTFLEAYITNVPWNWTQQGVQAQSLGITYQIGAVLLVGCMGGKNAGAISQIAYLALGLTPWFPIFSQGGGIDYLTQPTFGYLLGFIPGAWVCGLLAFKAPQRLESLAFSCICGLLVIHITGLTYLILTHSLSLGAGSLPLWKEALMYSVYPVPAQMVIVCAVTVLAFFLRQLMLY, translated from the coding sequence GTGTTTGCACCCACTGAACTACTTTGGGCCTTAATTGGCTTACTTCTAACAATTGGTGGCACCTTTCTGGAAGCGTATATTACCAACGTTCCCTGGAATTGGACTCAGCAAGGAGTTCAAGCTCAGTCGCTGGGCATAACCTATCAGATTGGTGCAGTTCTGTTGGTAGGCTGTATGGGAGGTAAGAATGCTGGTGCTATTTCCCAAATTGCTTACCTAGCTTTGGGCTTAACCCCCTGGTTTCCCATCTTTTCCCAAGGCGGCGGTATCGACTACCTGACACAGCCTACTTTTGGCTACTTACTAGGCTTTATTCCTGGTGCTTGGGTTTGTGGCTTGTTAGCTTTTAAAGCACCGCAACGATTGGAGTCTTTGGCATTTAGCTGTATCTGCGGCTTACTGGTTATCCATATCACAGGTTTGACCTACCTTATTCTCACCCACTCGTTGAGCTTGGGGGCAGGATCGCTCCCCTTATGGAAAGAAGCTTTGATGTACTCTGTCTATCCTGTACCAGCACAAATGGTGATTGTCTGTGCAGTTACAGTCTTGGCTTTTTTCTTACGTCAGCTGATGCTTTATTAA
- the bioB gene encoding biotin synthase BioB — protein sequence MVQAPVSNADIQSQEQESLRQWLHNLSVAIIAGKRIGKEEAIALTQIEGQENILLLCEAADKVRQACCGNTVDLCSIVNIKSGSCSENCGFCAQSAHHPGKDSPIYGLKSTEEILAQAKSAEAAGAKRFCLVSQGRGIKYNSPKSAEFEEILETVRRIIAETNIKPCCALGEVTPEQAQELKEAGVTRYNHNLEASEKFFPEIVTTHTWRDRVETIKNIKAAGIQACTGGIMGLGESWEDRVDLALALRELEVESVPLNLLTPRPGTPLDDRPKLDVYEALKAIAIFRLILPQQILRYAGGREAVMGELQALGFQAGMNAMLIGHYLTTLGQPPEQDHAMLESLGLAGGEAPIPGEYSNQC from the coding sequence GTGGTTCAAGCACCAGTGTCGAACGCGGATATTCAGAGCCAGGAACAGGAGTCACTGCGGCAATGGCTGCACAACCTGAGTGTTGCGATTATTGCAGGAAAGAGAATTGGGAAAGAGGAAGCGATCGCACTCACCCAAATTGAAGGTCAAGAAAATATTTTGCTACTCTGCGAAGCCGCAGATAAAGTACGTCAAGCTTGTTGCGGCAACACAGTAGATTTGTGCAGTATTGTCAATATAAAATCTGGCAGTTGTTCGGAAAATTGCGGTTTCTGCGCCCAGTCTGCTCATCACCCAGGTAAAGATTCACCTATTTATGGTCTGAAATCTACTGAGGAGATTCTGGCTCAAGCTAAGTCAGCCGAAGCAGCAGGAGCAAAGCGATTTTGCTTAGTTTCCCAAGGACGAGGTATAAAATACAACAGTCCGAAATCGGCGGAATTTGAAGAAATTTTGGAAACGGTACGCCGAATTATCGCCGAAACCAATATAAAACCGTGCTGTGCTTTGGGCGAAGTGACACCAGAACAAGCTCAAGAGTTAAAAGAGGCAGGTGTAACGCGATACAACCATAACTTAGAAGCATCAGAAAAGTTTTTCCCAGAGATAGTGACGACGCACACATGGCGCGATCGCGTTGAAACTATTAAAAATATCAAAGCCGCCGGGATTCAAGCTTGCACAGGCGGGATAATGGGATTAGGCGAATCTTGGGAAGACAGAGTAGATTTGGCTTTGGCATTGCGGGAATTGGAAGTTGAATCCGTGCCATTGAACTTGCTCACTCCAAGACCAGGAACACCCTTAGACGATCGCCCGAAACTAGATGTTTATGAAGCCTTGAAAGCGATCGCTATTTTCCGCCTCATCCTGCCCCAGCAAATTCTGCGCTACGCTGGAGGGCGCGAAGCAGTAATGGGAGAACTCCAAGCCTTGGGCTTCCAAGCTGGAATGAACGCCATGCTGATTGGACACTACCTCACCACTCTCGGACAACCGCCAGAGCAAGACCATGCTATGCTCGAATCTTTGGGACTAGCTGGCGGCGAAGCGCCCATCCCCGGCGAATATAGCAATCAGTGCTGA
- the pstC gene encoding phosphate ABC transporter permease subunit PstC, producing the protein MASVTDNPQVIVKPRSNAERKLDLGFIWLTRIFAIAVAATLIWITIQVAIQALPAIRQYGLGFIFSTTWDPVRNEYGALPQLVGTVFSSLIALLIAVPVGLGVAIFLSEDYLPPRIQMILVFLVELLAAIPSVVYGLWGIFVLIPLLKPLGEALNANLGWLPIFSTPLRGPGLLPASIVLSIMVLPTIAALSRDALISLHSDLRQAAVGLGATRWETILKVLLPSAVSGIVGAVMLALGRALGETMAVTMLIGNSNNISPSVLAPSNTIASLLANQFAEASGLQVSALMYAALLLFILTLLVNVLAQLLVSRVQRI; encoded by the coding sequence GTGGCTTCTGTGACAGACAATCCGCAGGTAATCGTTAAACCGCGCTCTAACGCAGAGCGAAAACTGGATCTTGGGTTTATTTGGCTGACTCGAATTTTTGCGATCGCAGTTGCTGCCACCTTGATTTGGATCACAATCCAAGTTGCAATTCAGGCACTCCCTGCAATAAGACAATACGGGCTAGGCTTTATATTCTCTACCACTTGGGACCCTGTTCGCAATGAGTACGGAGCGCTTCCGCAACTTGTCGGGACAGTATTTAGCTCTCTGATTGCGCTGCTCATTGCTGTACCGGTGGGTCTTGGCGTGGCGATCTTTTTGAGCGAAGATTATTTACCGCCACGGATTCAGATGATATTAGTTTTCTTGGTAGAACTCCTAGCGGCGATTCCCAGTGTAGTGTACGGTTTATGGGGAATTTTCGTTTTGATTCCGCTGTTGAAACCACTGGGAGAGGCGCTCAATGCTAACTTGGGCTGGCTGCCAATTTTTAGTACGCCGCTGCGCGGCCCAGGACTGCTACCAGCATCAATCGTCTTATCAATCATGGTTTTACCAACGATAGCAGCTCTTTCCCGCGATGCCTTGATATCTTTACACAGCGATTTGCGTCAGGCAGCAGTTGGACTAGGAGCCACGCGCTGGGAAACAATTCTCAAGGTGCTACTACCATCAGCCGTTTCTGGAATTGTGGGTGCAGTCATGCTGGCACTAGGTAGAGCTTTGGGAGAAACTATGGCTGTCACCATGTTGATTGGAAATTCTAATAATATCAGTCCTTCAGTTTTGGCTCCCTCTAATACAATTGCTTCCCTATTAGCTAACCAATTTGCTGAGGCAAGCGGTCTGCAAGTTTCTGCTCTAATGTATGCAGCTTTACTACTGTTTATACTGACCCTTTTAGTGAATGTTTTGGCTCAGTTACTGGTGAGTCGGGTGCAGCGAATTTAA
- the pstA gene encoding phosphate ABC transporter permease PstA yields MSKLEDKPVSGFPSRTLKRSPTSPRTLFGIVMTGLTFLCAVLAIVPLVAVLGYVIVQGISQLNTNAFTELPPPPLVEGGGFGNAILGTLIMVGIGALISIPFGVMAAIYLSEFSGGKIAYWIRFATNVLSGVPSIIVGVFAYVTVVLTTGTYSAWAGGFALSILMLPIVVRATEEALRLVPQEVRQAAVGLGASNFQAVSRVVLPAALPAIVTGTTLAIARAAGETAPLLFTALFTQFWPNWNNRLLEPTASLAVLVYNFATTPFKNQQEFAWAASFILVMMVLLTSIISRLATARRVY; encoded by the coding sequence ATGTCTAAATTAGAGGATAAACCTGTTTCCGGATTTCCTAGCAGAACCTTAAAGCGATCGCCTACCTCACCCCGGACGCTGTTCGGAATCGTGATGACGGGGTTAACGTTCCTTTGTGCAGTGCTTGCCATTGTGCCTTTAGTGGCTGTCCTTGGCTATGTAATCGTTCAAGGTATTAGCCAACTTAATACCAATGCGTTTACAGAACTACCACCGCCTCCATTAGTAGAGGGCGGCGGCTTTGGTAATGCCATCCTGGGAACCTTAATTATGGTGGGAATTGGTGCATTAATCAGCATTCCCTTTGGCGTGATGGCGGCAATTTATTTGTCAGAATTTAGCGGTGGCAAAATTGCCTATTGGATTCGTTTTGCTACCAACGTCCTTAGCGGTGTTCCCTCGATTATTGTGGGCGTTTTTGCTTATGTTACTGTCGTCTTGACTACTGGAACATATTCTGCATGGGCGGGAGGATTTGCTTTATCAATTTTGATGTTGCCGATTGTAGTGCGGGCAACAGAAGAAGCGCTGAGACTGGTGCCGCAAGAAGTTAGACAAGCGGCGGTAGGATTGGGAGCAAGTAATTTTCAAGCGGTTTCGCGGGTGGTGTTGCCAGCTGCTTTACCTGCAATTGTCACCGGAACGACTCTAGCGATCGCGCGTGCTGCTGGGGAAACTGCACCACTGTTATTTACCGCTTTATTTACCCAGTTTTGGCCTAACTGGAATAATCGCTTACTTGAGCCCACAGCCTCGCTGGCAGTTTTAGTTTACAACTTCGCTACGACTCCCTTTAAAAATCAGCAAGAATTCGCATGGGCGGCTTCTTTCATCCTGGTGATGATGGTTCTGCTTACCAGCATTATCTCCCGTCTGGCAACGGCTCGCCGCGTCTATTGA
- the pstB gene encoding phosphate ABC transporter ATP-binding protein PstB, with protein sequence MLSNPQTKNQTDTVLKTEKLNVYYGNFLALKEISLDIPKNRVTAFIGPSGCGKSTLLRCYNRLNDLIKIFRAEGKVYYNNQDLYAPDIDPVEVRRRIGMVFQRPNPFPKSIYDNIAFGARLNGYRGDMDELVERSLRQAALWDEVKDKLKQSGLSISGGQQQRLCIARAIAVQPDVILMDEPASALDPISTLRVEELIQQLKEDYTIVIVTHNMQQASRIADMTAFFNVEATEKGGRMGYLVEYDRTEVIFQSPQEKSTQEYVSGRFG encoded by the coding sequence ATGTTGTCCAATCCCCAAACAAAAAATCAAACAGATACCGTTTTAAAGACGGAAAAACTGAATGTCTACTACGGAAATTTTCTAGCGCTGAAGGAAATCAGTTTAGATATTCCCAAAAACCGAGTTACAGCATTTATTGGGCCTTCAGGTTGTGGCAAAAGTACGTTGCTCCGGTGCTACAATCGCCTCAACGATTTGATTAAAATTTTTCGAGCCGAAGGCAAAGTTTATTACAACAATCAAGACCTCTACGCTCCTGATATTGACCCAGTAGAGGTACGGCGGCGGATTGGCATGGTGTTCCAAAGACCAAACCCCTTCCCCAAGTCGATTTATGACAATATCGCTTTTGGGGCGCGGCTGAACGGCTATCGGGGTGATATGGATGAGTTGGTAGAAAGAAGTCTCAGACAAGCCGCACTCTGGGATGAAGTCAAAGACAAACTTAAGCAAAGTGGTCTTTCTATATCAGGCGGACAACAGCAAAGGTTGTGTATTGCTAGAGCGATCGCAGTTCAGCCAGATGTCATTCTTATGGATGAACCCGCCTCTGCACTTGACCCGATTTCAACGCTGCGAGTTGAAGAACTGATCCAGCAACTCAAGGAGGATTACACCATCGTCATCGTCACCCACAATATGCAGCAAGCCTCGCGCATAGCCGATATGACGGCATTTTTCAATGTGGAAGCGACGGAAAAGGGCGGCAGAATGGGTTACTTGGTGGAGTACGACCGCACCGAAGTTATCTTCCAAAGTCCGCAGGAGAAATCCACCCAAGAATACGTCAGCGGACGTTTCGGTTGA
- a CDS encoding FG-GAP-like repeat-containing protein: MQKRLYNLSRNRFFYISGLISLSVLLAFPVQEYAKKFFRKEVILPNSQIKPQTIQLDLPAEDKRIGGLIAADVNNDTKKDFIITKPGHIVVYSNSGEKLWTKQIDIQVSGQAEKQGLPGWHGSGVQAADVDGDRLTEVLFLTKDKNLHIVQGADGKTKGSIKLEPPKGASSWEHLVVGNFRGKGNRDLLLQATNAKGYRKGRYLAAYAIDDLLKQENPKPLWTQDKFLGGVHAGARVADLDGDGKHEVLGGTIVGSDGKILFQVPMENTTKQHPHIDAIFVADVRPDIPGLEVVALEEGGSDRLKEGGRGIRKRFAEMYNNIAGGGNRIFLYNKERLIWETHFKHQEPQNAAVGDFDLQRPGLEIWFRSRYNTNQKPFVFDAQGKLIADYQIEDVAPKGWSDKGVEVIFTVDWTGDSRQLAAAKERHEAGDVAIFDPLNGQFLHRFDEKSDRLYVADVSGDWREELIVLNGNQLRIYQNQEPNPNPNRPRLWTQDHYRLSKMTWNYYNP; encoded by the coding sequence ATGCAAAAGCGCTTGTACAATCTCAGTAGAAATCGGTTTTTTTACATATCAGGCTTAATATCATTATCTGTTCTTTTAGCTTTTCCCGTTCAGGAATATGCGAAGAAGTTCTTCCGGAAGGAAGTTATTTTACCGAATTCTCAAATCAAACCCCAGACTATTCAATTAGATCTGCCCGCAGAAGATAAGCGCATTGGTGGTTTGATTGCGGCGGATGTTAATAATGACACAAAGAAAGATTTTATTATTACTAAGCCGGGTCACATCGTGGTTTATAGTAATTCTGGAGAAAAGCTTTGGACTAAACAAATTGATATCCAAGTCAGCGGACAAGCAGAAAAGCAAGGACTACCAGGTTGGCATGGATCGGGTGTACAAGCAGCTGATGTAGATGGCGATCGCTTGACGGAAGTTTTATTCTTAACCAAGGACAAAAACCTTCATATTGTTCAAGGTGCAGATGGGAAGACCAAGGGGAGTATCAAACTAGAACCACCAAAGGGCGCAAGCAGTTGGGAGCATTTAGTCGTTGGGAATTTTCGTGGTAAAGGCAATCGCGATTTACTTCTTCAAGCTACCAATGCTAAAGGTTATCGCAAGGGACGTTATCTAGCAGCTTATGCCATAGATGACTTGCTCAAACAAGAAAATCCTAAACCTCTATGGACGCAAGATAAGTTTTTAGGTGGTGTACACGCTGGTGCAAGGGTTGCAGACTTAGATGGAGACGGTAAGCACGAAGTTTTAGGCGGAACGATCGTAGGAAGTGATGGAAAAATTCTCTTTCAAGTTCCTATGGAAAATACCACCAAACAACATCCTCACATTGATGCGATTTTTGTCGCTGATGTGCGTCCAGACATTCCAGGGTTAGAGGTGGTAGCGTTGGAAGAGGGAGGAAGCGATCGCCTGAAAGAGGGAGGCAGAGGTATTCGCAAGCGCTTTGCCGAGATGTACAACAACATCGCAGGCGGCGGTAATCGCATTTTCCTCTATAACAAAGAGCGCTTAATTTGGGAAACCCATTTTAAACACCAGGAACCTCAAAATGCTGCTGTTGGTGACTTTGACCTTCAGCGACCAGGTTTAGAAATTTGGTTTCGCAGCCGTTACAATACTAACCAGAAACCTTTTGTGTTTGACGCCCAAGGTAAACTGATTGCTGATTATCAAATCGAGGATGTTGCTCCCAAAGGTTGGTCAGATAAAGGCGTGGAGGTGATTTTCACCGTTGACTGGACAGGTGATTCTCGCCAACTAGCTGCCGCCAAGGAGCGTCACGAGGCTGGGGATGTCGCAATTTTTGACCCCCTCAACGGGCAATTTCTCCATCGCTTCGATGAGAAGTCGGATCGGCTATATGTAGCCGACGTGTCTGGGGATTGGCGTGAAGAATTAATTGTCCTGAACGGTAATCAGCTTCGCATCTACCAAAACCAAGAGCCGAACCCCAACCCCAACCGTCCGCGACTATGGACGCAAGACCACTACCGTCTTAGCAAGATGACTTGGAACTATTACAATCCTTAA